A single Candidatus Sulfotelmatobacter sp. DNA region contains:
- a CDS encoding PAS domain S-box protein, whose protein sequence is MDSTRASRELAEALERLEPALTALTVPEALSNGAAAVAQWVGVPTCAVFLLEEDQVIAEGWYPVGADLVAGRRGACRQAAAAAIAAARDFEERLDEGDPRAIVFPAGPSLRGVACLTRGEEPLPDSIRTDLLDAPLRVFGLRLHALHMSTAASSTRGQYEHWFRTLDEQVRVLDRERQKFAAIVQQSDASVFVADQDRTVRWTNPTMLHRGVGGGEAKLWIGKPCSAVCARMGEDPERGCAECPLARSFGENQVVHREFRWSRQGETFHHYMTVLPIRGADGRPQEMMVMIQDLGGLETLRKSESRYRLLFERSTRAILLVDPKTCGILQANPMAVRMTGYAADKLAGMQLRELHTPQEWERLESYYRQGFGQRSLEPRECRIRAREGAERIAMVAGMRYDLGDQEVVMLDFQDVTERRRVEEALRKAEASLRTVVSHVPIVLFSLDRDGIFTMSEGRGLESLGLRPGEVVGRSVFDMYEGVPELLEYIRKALAGHEFTATVDVAGLTFETRYTPLRDARGAVVGVIGVAIDVSERRRLEDQLLQAQKMEAIGRLAGGVAHDFNNLLAAILGHSELMLRRLPERDALRLGIEEIHKAGGRGALLTRQLLAFSRRDVPSPQPLDLNVVVGEMDGMLRRLIGEDIELATELSPDPLVVRADRAQVEQVVLNLAVNARDALPEGGRITLEVRGVELNEEGIPREPRDHTSSHVLIAVRDNGCGMDEETLTHVFEPFYTTKSHGKGTGLGLSTVYGIVERSGGHVRVESTPGCGSSFFVYLPRVPQEQAPEREVTGGEMPRGDETVLLVEDENAVRDLVREALTLQGYHVLTAPGGPEALQIAGAFRGDIHLMLTDVVMPRMGGAELARMLSQSRPGTRVLYMSGYTDDAVVRHGVLEARVAFLQKPFTLDALARRVREVLDAPESEAAPPVRETRAA, encoded by the coding sequence GTGGATTCCACTCGTGCGTCCCGGGAGCTGGCCGAGGCGCTCGAGCGTCTCGAGCCCGCGCTCACCGCGCTGACGGTTCCCGAGGCGCTGTCGAACGGCGCCGCCGCGGTCGCGCAGTGGGTCGGGGTGCCGACCTGCGCCGTCTTCCTGCTCGAAGAGGATCAGGTGATCGCCGAAGGCTGGTATCCCGTCGGCGCCGACCTGGTGGCCGGGCGCCGCGGCGCATGCCGGCAGGCGGCGGCGGCCGCGATCGCCGCGGCGCGCGATTTCGAGGAGCGCCTCGACGAGGGTGATCCGCGCGCCATCGTCTTCCCGGCCGGGCCATCGCTGCGTGGGGTGGCGTGTCTCACGCGCGGGGAGGAGCCGCTGCCCGACTCGATCCGCACCGACCTGCTCGACGCGCCGCTGCGCGTGTTCGGATTGCGCCTGCACGCCCTCCACATGTCCACTGCCGCGAGCAGCACCCGCGGCCAGTACGAGCACTGGTTCCGCACGCTCGACGAACAGGTCCGCGTGCTCGACCGCGAGCGCCAGAAGTTCGCGGCCATCGTGCAGCAGTCCGACGCTTCGGTATTCGTGGCGGATCAGGATCGCACCGTGCGCTGGACCAACCCCACCATGCTGCATCGCGGCGTCGGCGGCGGCGAGGCCAAGCTGTGGATCGGCAAGCCGTGCAGCGCGGTGTGCGCGCGCATGGGCGAGGACCCCGAACGGGGCTGCGCCGAGTGCCCGCTCGCCAGGTCCTTCGGCGAAAACCAGGTGGTGCACCGCGAATTTCGCTGGAGCCGCCAGGGCGAGACCTTTCACCACTACATGACGGTGCTGCCGATTCGCGGCGCCGATGGGCGTCCCCAGGAAATGATGGTGATGATCCAGGACCTGGGCGGCCTCGAGACGCTGCGCAAGTCGGAATCGCGCTACCGGCTGCTGTTCGAGCGCAGCACGCGCGCGATCCTGCTGGTGGATCCGAAGACCTGCGGCATCCTTCAGGCCAATCCCATGGCGGTTCGCATGACGGGCTATGCCGCCGACAAGCTCGCCGGCATGCAGCTGCGCGAGCTCCATACGCCGCAAGAATGGGAGCGTCTCGAGAGCTACTACCGGCAGGGCTTCGGCCAGCGCTCGCTCGAACCGCGCGAATGCCGGATCCGCGCTCGTGAGGGCGCCGAGCGCATCGCGATGGTGGCCGGCATGCGCTACGACCTCGGCGATCAGGAAGTGGTGATGCTCGACTTCCAGGACGTGACCGAGCGCCGCCGAGTCGAGGAGGCCCTGCGCAAGGCCGAGGCGTCGTTGCGCACCGTGGTGTCGCACGTCCCGATCGTGTTGTTCTCGCTTGACCGCGACGGCATCTTCACCATGTCGGAAGGGCGCGGACTCGAGTCGCTCGGATTGCGGCCCGGCGAAGTCGTGGGGCGCTCGGTCTTCGACATGTACGAGGGCGTTCCCGAGCTGCTGGAATACATTCGCAAGGCCCTCGCCGGCCACGAATTCACCGCCACCGTGGACGTCGCCGGGCTCACGTTCGAAACCCGCTACACGCCGTTGCGCGACGCGCGCGGCGCGGTGGTCGGAGTGATCGGCGTCGCGATCGACGTTTCCGAACGCCGGCGACTTGAGGACCAGCTCCTGCAGGCTCAGAAGATGGAGGCGATCGGCCGACTGGCGGGCGGCGTCGCCCACGATTTCAACAACTTGCTCGCCGCGATCCTCGGGCATTCGGAACTCATGTTGCGCCGACTGCCGGAACGCGACGCGCTGCGGCTCGGAATCGAGGAGATCCACAAGGCCGGCGGCCGCGGCGCCCTGCTGACGCGCCAGCTGCTGGCCTTCAGCCGGCGCGACGTGCCCTCGCCGCAGCCGCTCGACCTCAACGTGGTGGTGGGCGAGATGGACGGCATGCTGCGCCGCCTGATCGGCGAGGACATCGAGCTGGCGACCGAGCTGTCGCCCGACCCGCTGGTGGTGCGCGCCGACCGTGCCCAGGTGGAGCAGGTGGTGCTCAATCTCGCGGTCAACGCGCGCGACGCCCTGCCCGAAGGCGGGCGCATCACGCTCGAGGTGCGAGGCGTCGAACTGAACGAGGAAGGGATCCCGCGTGAACCGCGCGACCATACGAGCTCCCATGTCCTGATCGCGGTGCGCGACAACGGCTGCGGCATGGACGAGGAAACCCTCACCCACGTTTTCGAACCCTTCTACACCACCAAGAGCCACGGCAAGGGCACCGGCCTCGGGCTCTCCACCGTGTACGGGATCGTCGAGCGATCGGGCGGGCACGTCCGCGTCGAGAGCACGCCGGGCTGCGGTTCGAGCTTCTTCGTCTACCTGCCGCGCGTACCGCAGGAGCAGGCGCCCGAGCGCGAAGTGACGGGCGGCGAGATGCCGCGCGGCGACGAGACCGTGCTGCTGGTCGAGGACGAGAACGCGGTGCGCGATCTGGTGCGCGAGGCGCTCACGCTCCAGGGCTACCACGTGCTGACCGCGCCGGGCGGGCCCGAGGCGCTGCAGATCGCGGGCGCCTTCCGCGGCGACATCCACCTGATGCTCACCGACGTGGTCATGCCGAGAATGGGCGGCGCCGAGCTGGCGCGAATGCTCTCGCAGAGCCGGCCGGGCACGCGCGTGCTCTACATGTCGGGCTACACCGACGACGCGGTGGTGCGCCATGGCGTGCTCGAGGCCCGCGTCGCGTTCCTTCAGAAGCCCTTCACTCTCGACGCGCTGGCGCGGCGGGTACGCGAGGTGCTCGACGCGCCCGAGAGCGAGGCGGCCCCACCCGTGCGCGAGACCCGGGCCGCCTGA
- a CDS encoding S8 family serine peptidase, protein MPVRVPAHLDFVPGELVVALPEGQGFPRGAQGEALVPDAKIAGLFARLGLAPVRALGGAPGANAEAGSRYALLRSPDPGFDPITAAAALRASGRFGAVSPNYRFRLLSTLPDDTYLGDQWYVQGSAGEDIHLPQAWDVAKGDTSVVIALLDTGVDLGHEDLAGQIWTNRGEIPGNGVDDDHDGFIDDVHGWDFGDGDNDPDPAPMFDDIGLDEGFHGTFCAGIASAATNNAAGIAGAGWNCRILPLRIFDSTGNATSASISDAFGYAIAHGAGVISMSFGGPGDPGVPEFFQALLDDARAAGIVCVAAAGNDGDSTRVYPAGCDHVISVAATTMDNVRADFSNFGSWVDVAAPGETMWSSICRNYVIDDLSQIFYIYFFGWDGENPYMFGDGTSFACPLVAGVCGLMRARAPSLTPDQIAAQLISTGDVVAYDEPIGPKVNAYRAVTTGITAVDVVPVFAGLSLDAPAPNPSTGPARLSFALPAAGSAELAVFDAAGRRVRIIASGRFTPGDHLASWDGADESGARAPAGLYFARLSHAGRSRTVRIVRLGR, encoded by the coding sequence ATGCCCGTACGAGTCCCGGCGCATCTCGACTTCGTTCCAGGTGAACTCGTGGTCGCGCTTCCCGAGGGGCAGGGCTTCCCGCGCGGCGCTCAGGGTGAGGCGCTGGTTCCCGACGCGAAGATCGCCGGCCTGTTCGCCCGACTCGGCCTCGCGCCGGTGCGCGCGCTTGGCGGCGCGCCGGGCGCGAACGCCGAAGCCGGCTCGCGCTACGCGCTGCTGCGCAGCCCGGATCCGGGCTTCGACCCGATCACGGCCGCGGCCGCGCTGCGCGCCAGCGGCCGGTTCGGTGCGGTCTCGCCCAACTACCGCTTTCGACTGCTTTCCACGTTGCCGGACGACACCTATCTCGGGGATCAGTGGTACGTGCAGGGCTCCGCCGGAGAGGACATCCATCTACCCCAGGCCTGGGACGTGGCCAAGGGCGACACCTCGGTGGTGATCGCGCTGCTCGACACCGGCGTGGACCTCGGGCACGAGGATCTCGCGGGTCAGATCTGGACCAACCGCGGCGAGATTCCCGGGAACGGCGTGGACGACGATCACGACGGCTTCATCGACGACGTCCACGGCTGGGACTTCGGCGACGGCGACAACGACCCCGACCCGGCGCCCATGTTCGACGACATCGGTCTCGACGAGGGTTTCCACGGCACCTTCTGCGCCGGGATCGCTTCGGCCGCCACCAACAACGCCGCCGGCATCGCCGGCGCCGGCTGGAACTGCCGCATTTTGCCGCTGCGGATCTTCGACTCGACCGGCAACGCCACCAGCGCCAGCATCTCGGACGCGTTCGGCTACGCGATCGCCCACGGCGCCGGCGTGATCTCGATGAGCTTCGGGGGACCCGGCGACCCCGGCGTTCCGGAATTCTTCCAGGCGCTGCTGGACGACGCGCGCGCGGCCGGCATCGTGTGCGTGGCGGCGGCCGGCAACGACGGCGATAGCACGCGCGTCTATCCGGCCGGCTGCGATCACGTGATCTCGGTGGCGGCGACCACCATGGACAACGTGCGCGCTGACTTCTCGAACTTCGGGTCGTGGGTGGACGTGGCCGCACCGGGAGAGACCATGTGGTCGTCGATCTGCCGCAACTACGTGATCGACGATTTGAGCCAGATCTTCTACATCTATTTCTTCGGCTGGGACGGCGAGAACCCCTACATGTTCGGCGACGGCACCTCGTTCGCCTGTCCGCTGGTGGCCGGGGTGTGCGGGCTGATGCGCGCGCGCGCTCCGTCCCTTACACCCGACCAGATCGCTGCGCAGCTCATCTCGACCGGGGACGTCGTGGCCTACGACGAGCCGATCGGTCCCAAGGTGAACGCGTACCGCGCGGTGACCACAGGCATCACGGCGGTGGACGTGGTCCCGGTCTTCGCCGGGCTCTCGCTCGACGCCCCGGCGCCCAATCCATCCACCGGGCCCGCCCGACTCAGCTTCGCGCTGCCGGCCGCCGGCTCGGCCGAACTCGCGGTCTTCGACGCGGCCGGACGCCGCGTGCGCATCATCGCCTCGGGGCGCTTCACCCCCGGCGATCATCTCGCGAGCTGGGATGGCGCGGACGAGAGCGGCGCGCGAGCGCCGGCCGGCCTCTACTTCGCGAGGCTTTCGCACGCCGGCCGCAGCCGCACGGTGCGGATCGTGCGACTGGGCCGGTAG